In one window of Episyrphus balteatus chromosome 3, idEpiBalt1.1, whole genome shotgun sequence DNA:
- the LOC129914795 gene encoding uncharacterized protein LOC129914795, translating into MDLTVPPELEELILCSCCFLPFNDTDSIPKLLSCRHYFCLKCVNSLMQKGSELYCMHCWKRTEVPGPEMKPDNLPTYGAILFLTQNMSMLSICKPKISSGKQRSSSSTSSVNSNNGGGGNGCGGGNTTTNSNSSSTTTSGNSGSSSSQSDVTLAQANINTTIKKGENCMTHAMPNTLWCTKCSILVCRACAASEDHRSHIVKSHGEAKETIQTDISNELFSMQKTLNDVQHLVLKQRDFLLKILESCTALKTQIETELINHIPTLEIAEMRESLCKAKICLDMLDKQSPADALKLYTTLHLEKQRLISRYQEMFLQCKLDDLIKNYGIVFDFDLIKQALVQLHSCVIGGGNFDTFSSLNGATMHHQNPVLLLANYCISQLYSRHVLTMKQQQILLSNGSSVYYQSNLHHTQSSQAKVPPQPNHSSQSPPQEGGTAQVKTYADITTSSLKSNQNHQHPSSTTSSNNVFENHHGEGGLGPVAPPNGVRMSAPPTDTYAGNDFNGLTVPTLTMIQHMHQKQQQHSNQIQKSRGQQQQQANTTANLLCSPSIHVYPIYYFNIDMNGQTIGRILIEVRNDVAPKMANNFGALATHELGFGYKGCQIFQCWENESIITGDFELNNGRGGRSVFEENFFMPDDTKILAIRGSVGMRRSQKRHDNMGLVGSQFRVILREMRGFTGIFAFVVDGLELVEKISQTGDSAGKPQSNVVIQNCGKYQ; encoded by the coding sequence ATGGACTTAACTGTGCCACCAGAGCTCGAAGAGCTTATTTTGTGTAGTTGCTGCTTTTTGCCCTTCAACGACACCGATTCCATTCCAAAACTTTTAAGTTGTcgtcattatttttgtttaaaatgtgtCAATTCGTTAATGCAAAAAGGTAGCGAACTTTATTGTATGCACTGTTGGAAACGTACGGAAGTACCCGGTCCCGAAATGAAACCGGACAATCTGCCAACATATGGtgcaatattatttttaacacagAATATGAGTATGCTGAGCATATGTAAACCGAAAATATCATCTGGCAAACAGCGTTCATCATCGTCAACATCATCTGTTAATTCGAACAATGGCGGTGGTGGTAATGGTTGTGGCGGCGGTAACACCACCACAAACAGTAATTCTAGTTCAACAACTACCAGCGGAAATAGTGGTAGTTCCAGTTCTCAATCAGACGTTACATTAGCACAAGCAAACATAAATACTACAATTAAAAAGGGCGAAAACTGCATGACACATGCAATGCCAAATACGTTATGGTGCACCAAATGCAGTATACTTGTGTGTCGAGCATGTGCAGCATCTGAGGACCACAGAAGCCATATAGTTAAAAGCCACGGCGAGGCTAAAGAAACTATTCAAACCGATATTTCTAATGAgcttttttcaatgcaaaaaacacTAAACGATGTACAACATTTAGTTTTGAAACAACGAGATTTTTTGCTTAAGATTTTAGAATCATGTACAGCATTAAAAACTCAAATCGAAACAGAGTTAATCAATCACATACCCACCCTTGAAATCGCTGAAATGCGTGAAAGTTTATGCAAAGCTAAAATTTGTTTAGATATGCTGGATAAACAGTCGCCCGCCGATGCACTTAAGTTGTATACTACATTACATTTAGAGAAGCAACGTTTGATAAGCAGGTACCAAGAAATGTTCCTACAATGCAAACTTGatgatttgattaaaaattatggcattgtttttgattttgatcTGATCAAACAAGCCCTTGTTCAATTACATAGCTGCGTTATAGGTGGTGGCAATTTTGATACATTTAGCTCCTTGAATGGGGCAACAATGCACCATCAGAATCCAGTGTTATTGCTGGCAAATTACTGTATTTCACAACTATATTCTCGACACGTTTTGACTATGAAACAACAGCAAATACTACTTAGTAATGGCAGTAGTGTTTACTATCAATCAAATCTTCATCATACACAATCATCACAAGCCAAGGTCCCACCGCAACCTAATCATAGTAGTCAGTCCCCACCACAAGAAGGAGGAACTGCTCAAGTTAAAACCTATGCCGATATAACAACCAGTTCGCTAAAATCGAATCAAAATCATCAACACCCGAGCAGTACGACATCATCTAACAATGTATTTGAAAACCATCATGGTGAAGGTGGTTTAGGACCAGTAGCTCCACCTAATGGGGTACGAATGTCAGCACCTCCAACAGATACCTATGCAGGTAATGACTTTAATGGCTTGACCGTTCCAACACTTACAATGATACAACACATGcatcaaaaacaacaacaacattccaaccaaatacaaaaatctagaggacaacagcagcaacaagcGAATACAACAGCTAATCTTTTATGCAGTCCCAGTATTCATGTGTATCcgatttattattttaacattGATATGAATGGTCAAACGATTGGGCGTATACTGATTGAAGTTCGAAACGATGTTGCGCCAAAAATGGCTAACAATTTTGGAGCACTTGCCACTCATGAACTTGGATTTGGATACAAAGGTTGCCAAATTTTTCAGTGCTGGGAAAATGAAAGTATTATAACTGGTGATTTTGAGCTTAATAATGGCCGTGGTGGACGGTCGGTTTTTGAAGAGAATTTTTTCATGCCTgacgatacaaaaattttagctaTTCGTGGTTCAGTCGGTATGCGCCGCAGTCAGAAACGACATGATAATATGGGTTTGGTTGGTTCTCAATTTCGTGTAATACTTCGAGAAATGCGTGGATTTACTGGCATTTTTGCATTCGTTGTTGATGGTCTAGAATTAGTTGAGAAAATAAGTCAAACAGGAGATTCTGCAGGAAAGCCGCAGAGTAATGTTGTGATTCAAAACTGTGGTAAATATCAGTAG